DNA sequence from the bacterium genome:
CACCCTGAACGGCCAACACATCGGCAAGACCAACGATCTGCCGATCTTGGTTTCCCAGGCGGCGGTCGGCTCGGAGGTGGCGATCGAAGTGGCTCGCCGCGGCGAGCGCAAGACCTTCAACGTCAAGGTCGCCTCCCAAGGCGAGATGAGCAGCGCGATCGTGGCTTCCGACATCGGGGCCGGCAATCCCAGTAAAATCGGGTTGGCGGTCCGCGACGTCAATCCGACCGAGAGCCAGCGCAATGGTTTGCCGCTGGGTCAAGGCGTCACCGTGACCGGCATCGAAGACAGCTCGGTGGCCGCCGGGGTCGGACTCCAGCCCGGCGACGTGATCTTGCAATTCAACGACAAGCCGGTGAACGGCAGCCAGGACTTCTTCAAGCAGAGCCAGGGTCTCAAATCGGGCGAGTTGGTGCGCTTGCTGGTGAAACGCGGGCAGATGACGTCGTTCTTCGCCTTCCGGGTCTAAGGCTGCTTGCGGAAATACCGCTCCAATCCCCAATCGATGAGCCGCGGAAACAAAAAGTTCCCCCAAATCAAGAGACGGTTCGGCAGCGAGAGGTAGACGTCGCGCTTGCCGCGCAGATAGCCCTTCACCATCCGCTTCGCCGTCAGCTCCGGCGCTTGGCCGCCGGTGTCGGTGGCGAAGGGCCGCCAGCCTTGGCTCTTGGCGTTGGCGGTGAAATCGGTGCGGACCCGCGGAGGATAGGTGTTGGTGATCGCGACGCCTTCGGGCTCGAGCTCGACCCGGAGGGCCTCGACGAAGCCGTTCAATGCCGATTTGGAAGCCGAGTAGACGCCCAGCCGGGCGATGGCTCGCCAACCGACGATCGAAGAGACGGTCATGATCCGCGACTCCCGGCCCTTCTTTAGAGCCGGCAGCAAGCCCCGGATCAAGGTCAGGTAGCTGAAGAAATTCACCTCGAAGAGGCGGCGGATGTCGCCGTCCTCCAAGTTCTCGAATTTTCCGTAGAGCCCGATGCCGGCATTGAGGACCAAGCCGTCGAGCTTATCCAGG
Encoded proteins:
- a CDS encoding SDR family NAD(P)-dependent oxidoreductase, which translates into the protein LDKLDGLVLNAGIGLYGKFENLEDGDIRRLFEVNFFSYLTLIRGLLPALKKGRESRIMTVSSIVGWRAIARLGVYSASKSALNGFVEALRVELEPEGVAITNTYPPRVRTDFTANAKSQGWRPFATDTGGQAPELTAKRMVKGYLRGKRDVYLSLPNRLLIWGNFLFPRLIDWGLERYFRKQP